One Candidatus Atelocyanobacterium thalassa isolate ALOHA genomic window, ACATTAGAATGTATAAATAGCTATTAGTTCTAATTTATTTTTCTATCTAAATATCTTTATTCGCAAAAAATAAGCTTTGATATTTCTTTCTCTAAATATTAAGATAATTATTTTAATAAGAAAGTTTAATAAATAGTTAATATGAACTTAATAGAGAACCAAGAGAGAACCAAGAGAGAATCAGACAAAGCAGCTAAAAATTAGTGAGCAATCATTAGAAACTGTGAAAATATTTTTATTATTAGCATCTTTATCAATTACTCAAGTATTAGGCGATATTTTTCTAAGCCGAGGAATGAAAGATTTCGTTGGCTTTGATTCTTCTGATCCAACAATTATTCTATATTTAATTACTTACGTCCTAACTAATCATTGGATTTTATTAGGATTAGGAATACTGATAATTTCTTTAAGTCTTTACTTAACAGCAATTTCAAAATTAGATCTTAGTTATGTATTACCTATTCATGCCTCTAGTTATGTGCTAAATGGTATTTTTGCTTGGGCTATTTTAGGCGAGGATGTTACGGGTATGAGATGGGTAAGTACTTTTATTATTTCTTGTGGTGCCTTATGTGTAGGATTAAGCGACAGTAGTACGGCTGATTCAGTTCAGCATAACAATCTTAAATCTAGAAATTTACCTCTGTTTTTTTTACCATTTAGTTTGACTATTTCAAAGACTTGGTTAGCAATCATGATTAGTTCTGTATCTGATGCTAGTGGAGATTTGTTGTTAGCAGTTGGTATGAAAAAAATAGGAGAAATAGAAAGAGTAACTTTACCAGAAGTTAAAAAAATGATTATTAAGATAATCACCAGTCCTTTAATAATTAGTGGTATTGCTTGCCAAGGTATCGCATTTTTTAGTTTTATATCTGTTTTAAGTTGGACAGATATTAGTTTTGCTCGTCCAGCAACTGCACTAACGTACATTATAAGTATGTTAGGAGCCAAATTAATATTAAAAGAAAATATTCAGAGACAAA contains:
- a CDS encoding EamA family transporter; amino-acid sequence: MKIFLLLASLSITQVLGDIFLSRGMKDFVGFDSSDPTIILYLITYVLTNHWILLGLGILIISLSLYLTAISKLDLSYVLPIHASSYVLNGIFAWAILGEDVTGMRWVSTFIISCGALCVGLSDSSTADSVQHNNLKSRNLPLFFLPFSLTISKTWLAIMISSVSDASGDLLLAVGMKKIGEIERVTLPEVKKMIIKIITSPLIISGIACQGIAFFSFISVLSWTDISFARPATALTYIISMLGAKLILKENIQRQKLWGIILIGLGVFIHR